Within Colius striatus isolate bColStr4 chromosome 5, bColStr4.1.hap1, whole genome shotgun sequence, the genomic segment CCACAGCCTTTGCCGGGGTCTAGAGGTGTTGAGCGTGGCCAAGGTCTTTGCCATGGCCTCAGGATGCTCAGTGGCAGCTTGTGGTGCTCACCGTGGCCAAGGTCTTTGCCATATCCCCAGGGCTCTCAATGGCAGCTTGTGGTGCTCACCGTGGCCAAGGTTTTGCCATATCCCCAGGGCTCTCAATGGCAGCTTGTGGTGCTCACCGTGGCCAAGGTTTTGCCATATCCCCAGGGCTCTCAATGGCAGCTTGTGGTGCTCACCGTGGCCAAGGTTTTGCCATATCCCCAGGGCTCTCAATGACAGCTTGTGGTGCTCACCGTGGCCAAGGTTTTGCCATATCCCCAGGGCTCTCAATGGCAGCTTGTGGTGCTCACCATGGCCAAGGTTTTGCCATATCCCCAGGGCTCTCAGTGGCAGCTTGTGGTGCTCACCATGGCCAAGGTTTTGCCATATCCCCAGGGCTCTCAATGACAGCTTGTGGTGCTCACCATGGCCAAGGTTTTGCCATATCCGCAGGGCTCTCAGTGGCAGCTTGTGGTGCTGACCATGACCAAGGTTTTGCCATATGCCCAGGGCTCTCAGTGGCAGCTTGTGGTGCTCACTATGGCCAAGGTTTTGCCATATCCCCAGGGCTCTCAATGACAGCTTGTGGTGCTCACCATGACCAAGGTTTTGCCATATGCCCAGGGCTCTCAGTGGCAGCTTGTGGTGCTGACCACGGCCAAAGCCTTTGTCAAGGTCTTTGCCGTGGCCTCGCAGCACTCATTGTGCCCATGGGCTTTGCTGTGGCCCCAGGGTCCTTGTGAGATCTCGAGTTGTTCACCAAAGCCAAGGCTCTTGCTGTGGCCATGAAGCACTTGTCGTAGCCGTGGGCACCGACAGCCTCAGTGGGAGCTAGAGCTGCTCACTATGGCCAAGGTGTTCACCGAGGTCTTTGCCATGGCCCTAAAGCACTTGCCACGGGCTTTATCCGAGGCCTTTGGTGGGAGTTTGAGGTGTTCACCATGGCCAAGTCCTTCTGTAGTGTCTTTGCCATGGCCTTGAGGCACTCTTTGTGGCCAAGGACTTCACCATGACCCCAAAGTCCTCACCCAGAGCCTGAGCTTCTCGCCATGGCCAAGGCTTCACCATAGCCTTGAGTTGCTCACCACAGCCAAGGTTTTGCCATAGGGCCCCTAGACCCTGAGGGCCTTGCTGGGAACCCGTGGTGCTCACCACAGCCAAGGCCTCCGCCATGGCCTCGAGGCCTCGTGCCGCACCCTGTAGCCCTCGCTGTGGCACTGAGGTGCTGCCCGTGGCCAAGGCCCTCGCTGCGGTGCTCACCGGAGCTCAGACACAGTGGCTGTGGCCCCggagctgtggctgtggccTTGGACTTCTCGTCCTGGGGACACTTTGCTAGAGCTGCTCCCTGACAGCACTGGCACAGCTGTGAGGCCACATTGCCCTcagcctggccttggggtgctcctcagcaccctcagcctGGCCAAGGCACCTGCCACAGCCCCGCGCCATGTGCCACAACCCTGAGCCATGTGCCACAACCCTGAGCCGTGTGCCACAACCCCGAGCCATGTGCCACAACCCTGAGCTGTGTGCCACAGCCCCGCGCCATGTGCCACAACCCTGAGCCATGTGCCACAACCCCGAGCCATGTGCCACAGCCCCGAGCCATGTGCCACAGCCCTGAGCCATGTGCCACAGCCCCACGCCATGTGCCACAACCCCGAGCCATGTGCTACAGCCCTGAGCTGTGTGCCACAGCCCCGCGCCATGTGCCACAGCCCCGCGCCATGTGCCACAACCCTGAGCCATGTGCCACAGCCCTGAGCCACGTGCCACAGCCCCGAGCCATGTGCCACAACCCCGAGCCGTGTGCCACAACCCCGAGCTGTGTGCCACAACCCTGAGCCGTGTGCCACAACCCTGAGCCATGTGCCACAGCCCTTAGCTGTGTGCTACAACCCCGAGCCATgtgccacagcccccagccGTGTGCCACGTTCCTCCCCATGGCCTCTCCATCGCTCAGTGGTACCTCTCGGGGGTCCGCAGGTGCCCGTGGCTGGAGGGTGCCAGGCCCTGGCTGTCGCCCACCGCtgccctttccttttctcccctcccagGTGCTCTCGAGCCGGGGCGAGGGGATGAGGTGCCCCCGCGCCGCGCGGCGCGCCGAAGCGGCTCCCTAGATCCTCCCTCCCCCGCCATGGATGCCTCGGGGGCTCTGGCTTCGGCTCCCTCCTCCGCGGCTCCCTCGGGGTCCCGCAGCCCCATGTTCCCCCCAGGAGCCGACAGAGAGGAGTGGGGGGGCCCGAGGTTCAATTGTGCCCCTTCCACCTCTGCCGCAGCCTCGCAGGCGATGCCCGCGTCTGGCCGGAAGAGGAAGGCCAACTTCTCCAATGACGAGACCGAGACGCTGGTCTGGAATGTGGTGCGGCATTTCAGCGCCTTGTACGGGTCCGAGGCCCTGCGGGCGCACCCGGTGCGGAGGAAGCAGCTCTGGACGCAGATCCAAAGCCGGGTCAACTTCCTGGGCTACACCGAGCGCTCCATCGACGACCTCAAGCACAAGTGGCGCGACCTGCGGCTCGACGTCAAGAAGAAGATCACGTCCAAGAAGCACCTGCCCGTGAACCGCGCCGGGGGGCCGCTGCACAAGCCGCGCCTCACGCCCCTCGAGAAGATGGTGGCGTCCACCTTCCTGCAGGCCAGCCACGACTCCGAGCCCGAGATCATCCTGGACCCAGGTCAGGCGCGGCGCTGCTCGGGGACGGGGGAGCTGGGCTGGCGGAGTCCCGGGCTGTGACCCCCACGCCGAGCTCCACAATGAACCCCCCCGGGCGTTTGGTTTCCAGGAGGAGGCTCGAGGGGGTTTTGCTGTCGAATGAGggacagggcaagaggaaacgggctcaggttgcctcaggggaggttgagattggagatggggaacaacttcttcccccAAGGGctgtccagcctggagaagaggaggctgaggggagacaggaggctgtggtgagcCGGggtttggtctctgctccccagtaaggAATGACAGGACAGGGAGAAACGGggtcaagttgccccaggggaggttgaggctggagctgaggcagagctgtttccctgagaggggtgtcagccttgtgccaggctgcccagggagctgggggagtgcccagccctggagggatcccaaagccatggagctgagggggcacaggagcgtgtccaggtggggttggaaacctcccgagaaggagcctccactccctccctgggcagcctgggccagggctccctcacctcagcaccaaaggagcttcctctcctgtgccaggggcactgcctgtgctccagcctgtgcctggtaccccttgtcctggcactggccaccacacaacaaacactggccccagcctctccacaCCCGCCCTTTagggattgatcagcattgctgaggtgcccctgagctcaggcttctcttccccaggctgaacagccccagttcccgcagcctttcctcctcacacacatgttccatcccctcagcaccttgggaGCCCTCCCTGGCCTCCCCTGGGACTGGGGCTGATTCCCGTGGGCCCTTCTCCGGGGCAGCCCCCTCCTCGTTCCGTGGCTGAGCAGGCTCCTCTCCCTCCCGCAGATCTGTTCTTCCCTGGTGCCAGCAAGCAGCCCTTCATGCACCTGCAGCCCGGCGTCAGCCACCCCAGCATCTACATCGACACCAACGGGCAGCCGTCGGCGCTGCCGGACGTGGAGGGCTCGGCCGTGCCACGGCTGGCGGTGCAGAGCCCCGACCCCTCCGTCATCTGCGAGTACAGCCGCGGCGAGggccagagcagctctggtgaggcgccggcggggcggggagaGGCTGGGTGGGGGCTGCCGGAGTGTGGCGTCTGCCCAGAGCGCGGTGAGGGTGCTGTGCGCCGGTCCCGGCACGGCAGCAGCGCTGGATGTGGCCCAGCCCGGCGGGGCTGTGAGTGCTGACAGGCTGCGGGGTGTAACGGggagcctggggctgctccGGGGGCTGCCGGGGGGCGGGAGGAGGTGGCACGGCCGTGGCCGTGGCCGTCGCCGTGGGGATCTCCCCGTGCCCGCGGGGCTCAGCGGGGGCTCACCTGGGCgcttctcctcttcccttgcAGCCGAGTCGGGGCCGGAGCTGCGCACGCCGGACGCGTCGGCCATGTCCCCGTCGCTGCGCAACGAGTCGCTGGTGTCCTACGCCTCCATGTcggaggaggaggagcgggACGGCCGGGAGGTGGAGCGGGGCGGCCACGGCGGCGCCGGGGGGATGCAGCCGGGGCCTGAGGCCCCCGCGGCCGCCGAGGAGGACATGAAGGCGTCCCGCCAGGCCATGCTGATCCGGCGCTGCAGCTCGCAGGGCTCCGTCACCTCCCTGCCCGAGGACCCTCTCAACGCCGCGGACGCTCACTCGGACTGGGGCCACGAGGCCGTGTCCGACCTGCCCGCCCTGGCCCGCGGCCTCGACTCCTCGCAGCCCGAGGAGCCGGCGGGGGGCGGCCCGGACGCGGGCGCTTTGCCCAGGGTACTGATGGGCCCGTCCTGGGAGAAGGGGCCGCCGGAGGAGGAGCCCCCCGCACGCTCCCCGCCGCACGGTGCCATGACCGAGGAGTCGCTGCCGTCCTCGGCATCCCCCCCCGGCGACGCGCCCGCTGGCCCCGGCGTGCCCCGTGGGCTCGGCTGCTCCCGGCTGCGCGACGAGCGGCGCGAGAGCTGGAGGACTAACATCCATcacctgctggagctggaggagcagtgGGACCAGCTGTACCACCAGGAGCTGGccatgtggcaggaggagcgcGCCACGCAGCGCGAGGAGAGGGCCCGCGACCGCGAGCTCCAGTTCCGCCTGCTGGGCGTCCT encodes:
- the LOC133625575 gene encoding uncharacterized protein LOC133625575; this translates as MKEDRERAVALGYAVTKPDILAEVEREEAAAGSYGEHRSPQPRAAPAGPSQGDWLGTEVKSEEGVSPLPGSPPAPHSDPLPAQACGCRGTCEPELRPGNGGSVAPLPALESHGRRPGQPPLECAQCGRALGPKPDLVRHRPARGEEHAGTRGVGLPEPAGLGALGSPRQTAPARKERKELSLPEKVRVLEMLEGPKVSQSELAKRFGVSQPQICRIIKNKERILSEWRRQGQPERKRRRDGGDAALEAALLRWVEGAGPFLQLKARQLAEALGQPGPEPSAEQSPLRVPRHRGKPPTQRADAEQLAASQAMPASGRKRKANFSNDETETLVWNVVRHFSALYGSEALRAHPVRRKQLWTQIQSRVNFLGYTERSIDDLKHKWRDLRLDVKKKITSKKHLPVNRAGGPLHKPRLTPLEKMVASTFLQASHDSEPEIILDPDLFFPGASKQPFMHLQPGVSHPSIYIDTNGQPSALPDVEGSAVPRLAVQSPDPSVICEYSRGEGQSSSAESGPELRTPDASAMSPSLRNESLVSYASMSEEEERDGREVERGGHGGAGGMQPGPEAPAAAEEDMKASRQAMLIRRCSSQGSVTSLPEDPLNAADAHSDWGHEAVSDLPALARGLDSSQPEEPAGGGPDAGALPRVLMGPSWEKGPPEEEPPARSPPHGAMTEESLPSSASPPGDAPAGPGVPRGLGCSRLRDERRESWRTNIHHLLELEEQWDQLYHQELAMWQEERATQREERARDRELQFRLLGVLTDIRDELRYLRQERAGARQSQAQGPAPPPAPCPAPGPLLEQPKAEPAFPEPQPGPAAWADAAVPARSPFGNRGRGRRRGRPRGSASRHRRLFLANS